Proteins found in one Pieris napi chromosome 6, ilPieNapi1.2, whole genome shotgun sequence genomic segment:
- the LOC125050124 gene encoding ornithine decarboxylase 1-like gives MKPGAMRLADEERVCVMEGEWSPTGVIRQVVEEGQEDPFYVMDLGEIVRRYQHWKAMMPRVEPFYAVKCNDDKLLVRTLAALGTGFDCASKAEIQLVMDMGIKAERIIFANPAKMASHIRYATARGVTTMTFDSEAELHKIKQISPDARLVIRIRCDAAAAQCPLGIKFGCEPLAEAPRLLKLAAVLKLNVAGVAFHVGSGAGESAVYARGIKMARMLFDLGDTLGLDMRVVDIGGGFAGDADSDLRDVARVVNAAIEANFGEREVRVIAEPGRYFAAAAYTLATMVHATRQLTNASSESHTMYFINDGVYGSFNCVLYDHQTVVAEPLDPCDSRPEACSVWGPTCDGLDCVIASCRLPALRTGQWLVFKDMGAYTLPVASAFNGFPVPKVKTIVDKRLWAVLKELWPLNEADVTVDICPLGPQSPESLTPRSETPSPTLESPHHTVFVECALK, from the exons ATGAAACCCGGCGCCATGCGTCTGGCCGACGAGGAGCGCGTGTGTGTGATGGAGGGGGAATGGAGCCCCACGGGAGTCATCAGACAGGTGGTGGAGGAAGGACAGGAGGACCCCTTCTACGTCATGGACCTCGGGGAAATAGTGCGTCGCTACCAGCACTGGAAGGCTATGATGCCGCGCGTCGAGCCCTTCTACG CCGTGAAATGCAATGACGATAAGCTGCTGGTGCGGACGTTGGCCGCGCTCGGGACGGGCTTCGACTGCGCTTCCAAGGCGGAAATACAACTCGTCATGGACATGGGCATTAAGGCCGA gCGCATAATATTCGCGAATCCCGCGAAGATGGCGTCCCACATCCGCTACGCCACGGCCCGAGGAGTCACCACCATGACTTTCGACTCGGAGGCGGAGCTGCACAAAATCAAGCAGATCTCGCCCGACGCCCG GCTGGTGATCCGCATCCGTTGCGACGCTGCGGCGGCCCAGTGTCCTCTGGGCATCAAGTTCGGCTGCGAGCCTCTCGCGGAGGCCCCTCGTCTGCTCAAACTCGCCGCCGTCCTGAAGCTCAAC GTGGCGGGCGTCGCCTTCCACGTGGGTTCCGGCGCCGGCGAGAGCGCCGTCTACGCTCGCGGGATAAAGATGGCGCGCATGCTCTTCGACCTGGGAGACACGCTCGGCCTCGACATGCGAGTGGTCGACATCGGCGGAGGCTTCGCCGGCGACGCCGACTCCGATCTGCGAGAC GTGGCCCGAGTGGTGAACGCGGCGATCGAGGCGAACTTCGGCGAGCGCGAGGTGCGCGTGATCGCCGAGCCGGGCCGATACTTCGCGGCCGCCGCGTACACGCTCGCGACCATGGTGCACGCCACCAGGCAG CTGACGAACGCGTCGTCCGAGTCCCACACGATGTACTTCATAAACGACGGCGTCTACGGCTCCTTCAACTGCGTGCTCTACGACCATCAGACCGTAGTCGCCGAACCGCTGGAC CCCTGTGACTCCCGGCCCGAAGCCTGCTCCGTGTGGGGTCCGACCTGTGACGGCTTGGATTGCGTGATAGCCTCCTGCCGCCTCCCCGCTTTGCGCACGGGACAGTGGCTGGTCTTCAAGGACATGGGCGCCTATACGCTCCCCGTGGCCTCCGCTTTCAACGGGTTCCCCGTGCCTAAAGTCAAGACGATTGTCGATAAACGACTTTG GGCCGTTCTAAAAGAGCTGTGGCCGTTGAACGAGGCCGACGTGACGGTGGACATCTGTCCCCTCGGCCCCCAGAGCCCCGAGTCTTTGACCCCACGCTCGGAAACCCCTTCCCCCACTCTGGAGAGCCCCCATCACACCGTGTTCGTGGAGTGCGCGCTCAAGTAG